A genomic segment from Corythoichthys intestinalis isolate RoL2023-P3 chromosome 2, ASM3026506v1, whole genome shotgun sequence encodes:
- the LOC130911892 gene encoding serine/threonine-protein kinase 24-like, translating into MAHPPGNLPGMQNVRVDPEELFTKLERIGKGSFGEVFKGIDNRTQKVVAIKIIDLEEAEDEIEDIQQEITVLSQCDSPFVTKYYGSYLKDAKLWIIMEYLGGGSALDLMEPGSLDETQIATILREILKGLEYLHSEKKIHRDIKAANVLLSEQGEVKLADFGVAGQLTDTQIKRNTFVGTPFWMAPEVIKQSAYDSKADIWSLGITAIELAKGEPPHSDLHPMKVLFLIPKNNPPTLEGNYSKPLKEFVEACLNKEPSFRPTAKELLKHKLIVRHAKKTSYLTELVDKYKRWKAEQSRTAESSSDESDSEQDGQASGGDDFGSDNWIFTIREKDPKKLQNGEGQSGATEQTKDIPKRPYSLSLTTVISPALAELKARQEHMDRNPVVLDDLKEAILRAEEAYPGISDSLVAHMIHRLQSFSTSRSSSSIP; encoded by the exons ATGGCCCACCCACCGGGGAACCTGCCCGGGATGCAG AACGTCAGAGTGGATCCAGAGGAGCTCTTCACAAAGCTGGAGCGAATCGGAAAGGGTTCATTTGGCGAGGTATTTAAAGGCATTGACAATCGGACTCAGAAAGTGGTGGCCATCAAGATCATTGACCTGGAAGAAGCTGAGGATGAGATCGAAGACATTCAACAGGAGATCACTGTGCTGAGCCAGTGCGACAGCCCGTTTGTCACCAAGTACTATGGCTCTTACCTGAAG GATGCCAAATTATGGATCATCATGGAGTATTTAGGAGGAGGCTCTGCTTTAGATTTG ATGGAGCCAGGTTCTTTGGATGAGACCCAAATTGCAACTATTCTGAGAGAGATTCTCAAGGGACTGGAGTATCTGCACTCTGAGAAGAAAATCCACAGAGATATCAAAG CTGCCAACGTGTTACTTTCTGAGCAAGGTGAGGTGAAGCTTGCCGATTTTGGTGTGGCCGGCCAGCTCACCGACACCCAGATCAAGCGTAACACCTTTGTAGGCACGCCTTTCTGGATGGCCCCAGAGGTCATTAAGCAGTCTGCATATGACTCTAAG GCCGATATCTGGTCTCTGGGCATCACCGCAATTGAGCTGGCGAAAGGCGAGCCACCACACTCGGACCTCCATCCCATGaaggttttatttttaatccCAAAGAATAACCCTCCGACTCTGGAGGGAAACTACAGCAAGCCACTCAAAGAGTTTGTTGAGGCTTGCCTCAATAAGGAGCCCAGTTTT AGGCCGACTGCTAAGGAGCTGCTGAAACATAAGCTAATTGTACGCCATGCTAAAAAGACGTCCTACTTGACTGAGTTAGTGGACAAGTATAAACGGTGGAAGGCGGAGCAGTCGAGAACCGCTGAGTCTAGTTCTGATGAGTCAGACTC GGAGCAGGATGGACAAGCATCAGGTGGAGATGACTTTGGCAGTGACAATTGGATCTTTACCATCCGTGAAAAGGACCCAAAGAAACTACAGAACGGCGAGGGGCAGTCAGGGGCCACTGAACAG ACAAAAGACATTCCCAAGAGGCCTTATTCACTGAGCCTGACGACAGTCATCTCTCCTGCATTAGCCGAG CTAAAGGCCAGACAGGAGCACATGGACCGGAACCCTGTGGTCCTAGACGACTTGAAGGAGGCCATCTTGCGGGCTGAGGAGGCTTACCCTGGCATTTCAGATTCCCTGGTGGCTCACATGATCCACAGACTCCAGAG tTTCTCCACAAGCAGGTCATCATCTTCTATCCCATAG